A region of Candidatus Neomarinimicrobiota bacterium DNA encodes the following proteins:
- a CDS encoding transketolase → MPIVDFKTGRIKKEYSADEIKEVANIMRGYNLIALCAAGSGHLGGTMSIMDIAAVLYLKEICHDPYNPDWEDRDRVIFSTGHKAPALYIALGISGYFNVEEVVTLRKLFSSFQGHPHWLKCKGVEFSTGSLGQGLSLAVGQALACRLDRRDFRVYCITGDGEHQEGQIWEAIMEAGHYKLDNLCNIIDFNGLQIDGRVRGVMNIEPIEEKYKAFGWETIRINGHDVNEIIDAFEKARSIKSKPTVIIAETIKGKGVSFAENVAGWHGKAPNYEQMLQGLAELGLRDYFDLDRLFKKANEYQKKINVFLDEKTPKFSKNYWWNSRDKMKVEMKPTRQGFGSALNRLGDDDRIVCLGADISGSITISKFYENHPERKKRFLNMGIAEQSMTCVAAGLSKEGKLPVIGTYGVFASARNLDQLRTTVCYGNHNVFIAGAHGGVSVGPDGATHQALEEFFNVCGLPNMHVVAGCDVIETERAVEYLLFNVVGPKYLRFAREATPIVTKWGTVWEFGKANIIRFRKESENFIDAFEHIVSYKYKSENEDLTIIACGPMVAEAMRSAYILKKEFDIESRIVNMHTIKPIDKYAIVRSAQETKVILTVEEHQKGGFGNWVSSVLSESPEISSSGYLFQMMGINDRFGESGEPWELIKEFELSAEFITMKAKNLLEEKKRRF, encoded by the coding sequence ATGCCAATAGTTGATTTTAAAACTGGTAGAATAAAAAAAGAGTATAGCGCTGATGAGATTAAAGAGGTTGCTAATATAATGCGCGGGTATAATCTTATAGCTCTTTGCGCAGCTGGATCAGGTCATCTCGGGGGAACAATGTCGATTATGGATATAGCTGCAGTCCTTTACTTAAAAGAGATTTGTCATGATCCTTATAACCCAGACTGGGAAGATAGAGATAGGGTAATATTCAGCACCGGTCATAAGGCACCTGCACTTTATATAGCTCTTGGGATAAGTGGGTACTTTAATGTGGAAGAAGTAGTTACTCTCAGGAAATTATTCAGCTCTTTTCAGGGTCATCCACACTGGCTGAAATGTAAAGGGGTGGAGTTTTCGACTGGTTCTCTTGGACAGGGCTTGAGTCTTGCGGTAGGTCAAGCTCTGGCTTGCAGGCTTGATAGAAGGGATTTTCGCGTCTATTGTATAACTGGAGATGGAGAGCATCAAGAAGGGCAGATATGGGAAGCGATAATGGAGGCAGGGCATTACAAACTGGATAACCTTTGTAATATCATTGATTTTAATGGACTGCAAATAGATGGCCGGGTAAGAGGTGTAATGAATATTGAACCTATTGAGGAAAAATATAAAGCATTTGGATGGGAAACAATCAGGATCAATGGGCATGATGTTAATGAAATTATAGATGCTTTTGAAAAAGCCAGAAGCATAAAAAGTAAACCGACCGTTATCATTGCTGAAACAATTAAGGGAAAAGGTGTTAGCTTTGCTGAAAATGTAGCTGGCTGGCATGGTAAAGCTCCGAATTATGAGCAGATGTTGCAGGGCCTGGCAGAGCTGGGATTGAGAGATTACTTTGATCTTGATAGGCTTTTTAAAAAAGCTAATGAGTACCAGAAGAAGATTAATGTGTTCCTTGATGAAAAGACACCTAAATTTTCAAAGAACTACTGGTGGAATTCGCGTGATAAAATGAAGGTAGAAATGAAACCGACAAGACAGGGTTTTGGGAGCGCTCTTAATAGGTTGGGAGATGATGATAGGATTGTCTGCCTTGGTGCGGATATATCAGGATCAATAACAATCAGTAAATTTTATGAAAACCATCCTGAGAGAAAAAAGAGGTTTCTGAATATGGGTATTGCAGAGCAAAGTATGACATGTGTTGCCGCAGGATTGTCTAAAGAAGGTAAATTGCCGGTAATTGGAACCTATGGTGTGTTTGCATCTGCAAGAAATCTTGATCAGCTCCGGACAACCGTATGCTATGGTAATCATAATGTCTTTATAGCAGGTGCTCATGGTGGTGTATCTGTAGGACCTGATGGTGCTACCCATCAAGCGCTGGAGGAATTTTTTAATGTATGTGGATTACCGAATATGCATGTTGTCGCTGGATGTGATGTGATTGAGACTGAGAGAGCAGTAGAATATCTTTTGTTCAATGTAGTGGGACCAAAATACTTGAGGTTTGCCAGAGAAGCAACGCCAATAGTTACAAAATGGGGTACGGTATGGGAATTCGGGAAAGCAAATATAATTAGATTTAGAAAAGAGTCAGAAAACTTTATAGATGCCTTTGAGCATATAGTTTCCTATAAATATAAAAGTGAAAATGAGGACTTAACTATTATTGCCTGTGGCCCAATGGTTGCAGAAGCAATGCGTAGTGCTTATATTTTGAAAAAGGAATTTGATATTGAGTCAAGAATTGTTAATATGCACACAATAAAACCAATTGATAAGTATGCGATTGTTAGATCGGCTCAGGAAACTAAGGTGATTTTAACTGTAGAGGAACATCAGAAAGGTGGTTTTGGAAATTGGGTCTCATCAGTATTGTCAGAAAGTCCTGAAATAAGTTCCTCTGGATATTTATTCCAAATGATGGGTATTAATGATAGATTTGGTGAGAGTGGAGAACCGTGGGAACTAATTAAAGAATTTGAGTTAAGTGCAGAGTTTATTACAATGAAAGCAAAAAATTTATTGGAAGAGAAAAAGAGGAGATTTTAG